A part of Primulina huaijiensis isolate GDHJ02 unplaced genomic scaffold, ASM1229523v2 scaffold205001, whole genome shotgun sequence genomic DNA contains:
- the LOC140966330 gene encoding heat shock 70 kDa protein 4-like produces MSVIIPRNSAIPTKKEEQFMTCADNQSVALIQVFEGERARTMDNNLLGKFELTGIPPAPRGIPKITICFDVDANGILNVSAEDQTTGNKKNITIINDKGRLSTEEIERMLREAEFFKAEDEKHKRRVEAKNALENYVYSMRNKIKNDNNFAFNLTYSDKRKFENATERANEWLENNQDGGEDQFKNKMKELENICNPIIADMYSGGSGPKIDEVD; encoded by the coding sequence ATGAGTGTAATCATACCAAGAAACTCTGCTATTCCTACCAAGAAGGAGGAACAATTCATGACATGCGCTGACAACCAAAGCGTCGCGCTCATCCAAGTGTTTGAGGGAGAAAGGGCGAGAACCATGGATAACAATTTGTTGGGCAAATTCGAGCTCACAGGCATCCCACCAGCTCCAAGAGGCATCCCTAAAATAACCATCTGCTTTGATGTCGACGCCAATGGGATTCTGAATGTCTCTGCTGAAGATCAAACAActggaaataaaaaaaacatcacaATCATCAATGACAAAGGCAGGTTATCTACCGAAGAGATCGAGAGAATGCTGCGAGAAGCCGAGTTTTTTAAGGCAGAAGATGAGAAGCATAAAAGGAGAGTTGAGGCCAAGAATGCTCTGGAAAATTATGTCTACAGCAtgagaaataaaattaaaaatgacaACAATTTTGCTTTCAACTTGACATATTCAGACAAGAGAAAGTTTGAAAATGCGACTGAGCGCGCTAACGAGTGGTTGGAAAACAACCAAGATGGCGGAGAAGATCAGTTTAAGAATAAAATGAAAGAGCTAGAGAACATCTGCAACCCCATAATTGCCGATATGTATTCGGGTGGCAGTGGTCCTAAGATTGATGAAGTTGATTAA